The proteins below come from a single Juglans regia cultivar Chandler chromosome 12, Walnut 2.0, whole genome shotgun sequence genomic window:
- the LOC109011356 gene encoding UDP-glucuronate 4-epimerase 3, which produces MSQLKPMSHLDNIPSTPGKFKMDKSPYIHRLRWHSSLAKLTFWSFVFLGLILLFFFRSPSSSPLSSDPSRRSLRTYNWGGPTWEKRVRSSARLRSRNGMSVLVTGAAGFVGTHVSTALKRRGDGVLGLDNFNDYYDPSLKRARQALLERTGVFIVEGDINDSTLLSKLFEVVAFTHVMHLAAQAGVRYAMENPGSYVHSNIAGLVSLLEVCKSANPQPAIVWASSSSVYGLNSKVPFSERDRTDQPASLYAATKKAGEEIAHTYNHIYGLSLTGLRFFTVYGPWGRPDMAYFFFTKDILKGKSISIFEAANHGTVARDFTYIDDIVKGCLAALDTSEKSTGSGGKKRGPAQLRVFNLGNTSPVPVSDLVSILERLLKVKAKRRIMKLPRNGDVQFTHANISLAERELGYKPSTDLQTGLKKFVRWYLNYYSGGKKAAG; this is translated from the coding sequence ATGTCCCAGCTGAAGCCAATGTCCCACCTCGACAACATTCCCTCAACTCCAGGAAAATTCAAGATGGACAAATCCCCCTACATTCACAGACTCCGCTGGCACTCATCGCTCGCCAAGCTGACCTTCTGGTCCTTTGTGTTCCTGGGCTTGATCTTGCTCTTCTTCTTCAGATCCCCATCTTCTTCACCTCTATCCTCCGATCCTTCTCGCCGTTCTCTCAGGACCTACAACTGGGGTGGACCCACCTGGGAAAAACGTGTCCGCTCCTCCGCCCGACTTCGCTCACGTAACGGCATGTCGGTGCTCGTAACGGGAGCTGCTGGGTTCGTCGGAACCCATGTATCCACCGCTCTCAAGCGCCGCGGAGACGGCGTGCTCGGCCTCGACAATTTCAACGACTACTACGATCCGTCATTGAAACGAGCTCGCCAAGCGCTTTTGGAGCGCACCGGCGTGTTTATTGTTGAAGGAGACATCAACGATTCAACGCTATTGAGTAAGCTTTTCGAAGTTGTTGCATTTACCCATGTGATGCATTTGGCTGCTCAAGCTGGAGTGAGGTATGCCATGGAAAATCCTGGCTCTTACGTGCATAGTAACATTGCTGGTCTTGTTAGTCTTTTAGAGGTTTGTAAATCTGCGAATCCACAACCCGCAATCGTGTGGGCATCTTCCAGTTCAGTTTATGGACTTAATAGTAAGGTACCCTTTTCGGAAAGAGACCGGACCGACCAGCCTGCTAGCCTGTATGCGGCTACTAAGAAGGCCGGTGAAGAAATTGCACATACTTACAATCATATATACGGCCTTTCACTTACTGGGTTGAGATTTTTCACCGTTTATGGTCCGTGGGGGAGACCCGATATGGCCTATTTCTTTTTCACGAAGGATATATTAAAGGGGAAGTCGATTTCGATCTTTGAAGCGGCTAATCATGGTACGGTCGCTAGGGACTTTACCTACATTGATGACATTGTGAAGGGGTGCTTGGCGGCATTGGATACCTCAGAGAAGAGCACTGGGAGTGGTGGGAAGAAGAGGGGCCCAGCTCAACTGCGGGTTTTCAATTTGGGGAATACTTCACCCGTGCCCGTTTCAGATCTTGTGAGCATTTTGGAGAGGCTCTTGAAGGTGAAGGCCAAGAGACGTATCATGAAGTTGCCTCGAAATGGGGATGTCCAGTTTACTCACGCCAATATCAGCTTGGCTGAAAGGGAACTTGGCTATAAGCCCTCAACGGATCTGCAGACGGGCTTGAAGAAGTTTGTGAGGTGGTATCTCAATTACTATTCTGGTGGGAAAAAGGCTGCCGGCTGA
- the LOC109011355 gene encoding transketolase, chloroplastic: MASTSSLTLSQALLARAISHHHASNPSSSDRVVSLPIHAIPTFSGLKSSHSKSSTGVHHRRRRVSDSSLQVRASVAQTPTVDKTTDISLVEKSVNTIRFLAIDAVEKANSGHPGLPMGCAPMGHILYDEVMRYNPKNPYWFNRDRFVLSAGHGCMLQYALLHLAGYDSVKEEDLKSFRQWGSRTPGHPENFETPGCEVTTGPLGQGIANAVGLALAEKHLAARFNKPDNEIVDHYTYVILGDGCQMEGISNEACSLAGHWGLGKLIAFYDDNHISIDGDTEIAFTESVDKRFEGLGWHIIWVKNGNTGYDDIRAAIEEAKTVKDKPTLIKVTTTIGYGSPNKANSYSVHGSALGAKEVDATRKNLGWPYEPFHVPEEVKKHWSRHVPDGAALESQWNAKFAEYEKKYKEEAAELKSIIYGELPAGWDKALPTYTPDSPADATRNLSQQCLNALAKVLPGLLGGSADLASSNMTLLKMFGDFQKNTPEERNVRFGVREHGMGAICNGIALHSPGLIPYCATFFVFTDYMRAAIRISALCEARVIYVMTHDSIGLGEDGPTHQPIEHLASFRAMPNILMLRPADGNETAGAYKVAVLNKKRPSILALSRQKLPQLPGTSVEGVEKGGYTISDNSSGNKPDVILIGTGSELEIAAKAAEELRKEGKAVRVVSLVSWELFDEQSDAYKESVLPAAVSARVSIEAGSTFGWEKIIGSKGKAIGIDGFGASAPAGRIYKEFGLTAEAVIAAAKELS, translated from the exons ATGGCTTCCACTTCATCACTGACCCTGTCTCAGGCACTCCTAGCCCGAGCCATTTCCCACCACCATGCCTCCAATCCATCCTCATCTGATCGCGTGGTCTCTCTCCCCATTCACGCTATCCCTACTTTCTCCGGCCTCAAATCCTCACACTCAAAGTCATCGACCGGAGTCCATCACCGCCGACGCCGAGTCTCCGACTCTAGCCTCCAGGTACGAGCCTCCGTCGCTCAGACCCCCACTGTCGACAAGACCACCGATATCTCTTTGGTGGAGAAGTCTGTCAACACGATCCGGTTCCTGGCCATCGATGCCGTTGAGAAGGCGAACTCTGGTCACCCGGGTCTTCCCATGGGCTGCGCCCCGATGGGCCATATCTTGTATGACGAAGTCATGAGGTACAACCCCAAGAACCCCTATTGGTTCAACCGTGACCGCTTCGTTCTCTCAGCCGGCCACGGCTGCATGCTGCAGTACGCTCTGCTTCACCTCGCTGGCTACGATAGTGTCAAG GAAGAAGACCTGAAGAGTTTCCGTCAATGGGGAAGCAGAACCCCTGGACACCCCGAGAACTTTGAGACACCTGGTTGTGAAGTCACAACTG gTCCTCTTGGGCAGGGAATTGCCAATGCTGTCGGTTTGGCTCTTGCCGAGAAGCACTTGGCTGCTCGTTTCAACAAGCCTGACAATGAGATCGTTGACCATTACAC ATACGTTATTCTGGGAGATGGTTGCCAAATGGAGGGGATTTCAAATGAAGCTTGTTCCCTAGCCGGGCACTGGGGACTTGGGAAGTTGATTGCTTTCTATGATGACAACCACATTTCTATTGATGGTGACACAGAAATTGCGTTCACTGAGAGTGTTGACAAACGTTTTGAGGGCCTTGGGTGGCACATTATCTGGGTGAAGAATGGAAACACTGGCTATGATGATATTCGTGCTGCCATTGAGGAAGCAAAGACTGTGAAAGACAAGCCCACTTTAATCAAG GTGACTACAACAATTGGCTATGGGTCTCCAAACAAGGCAAACTCTTACAGTGTACATGGAAGTGCACTAGGTGCCAAGGAAGTGGATGCTACTAGGAAGAACCTTGGATGGCCATATGAACCTTTCCATGTGCCTGAAGAGGTTAAAAA GCATTGGAGTCGCCATGTTCCTGACGGTGCTGCTCTCGAATCTCAATGGAATGCCAAGTTTGCTGAATATGAGAAGAAGTACAAGGAGGAAGCGGCAGAGCTCAAATCTATCATCTATGGTGAACTACCAGCTGGCTGGGACAAAGCACTTCCT ACGTATACTCCAGACAGCCCCGCTGATGCCACCAGAAATCTGTCTCAGCAATGTCTTAATGCCCTTGCAAAGGTTCTCCCAGGTCTTCTTGGTGGCAGTGCAGACCTTGCTTCTTCCAACATGACATTGCTGAAGATGTTTGGGGACTTCCAAAAGAATACGCCAGAAGAACGCAATGTTAGGTTTGGTGTTAGAGAGCATGGAATGGGAGCCATTTGCAATGGCATTGCCTTACACAGCCCTGGGCTGATTCCATACTGTGctactttctttgttttcacCGACTACATGAGAGCAGCTATCAGGATATCTGCATTATGTGAAGCTAGAGTTATCTATGTTATGACTCATGATTCAATTGGACTCGGAGAAGATGGCCCAACCCATCAGCCAATAGAGCACCTAGCAAGTTTCCGGGCAATGCCCAATATTCTGATGCTCCGTCCAGCAGATGGAAACGAGACTGCAGGAGCATACAAGGTTGCAGTCCTTAACAAGAAGAGACCCTCTATTCTTGCTCTCTCTCGGCAAAAGCTTCCCCAACTTCCTGGAACTTCTGTGGAAGGAGTTGAAAAGGGTGGCTATACTATTTCAGACAATTCTTCAGGTAACAAGCCAGATGTTATTTTGATCGGAACTGGTTCTGAACTGGAAATTGCTGCCAAAGCGGCTGAGGAACTGAGAAAGGAAGGGAAGGCTGTTAGAGTTGTTTCCCTTGTTTCTTGGGAGCTCTTTGATGAGCAATCCGATGCCTACAAGGAAAGTGTTTTGCCAGCAGCTGTCTCAGCTAGGGTTAGCATCGAGGCTGGGTCAACATTTGGGTGGGAGAAGATTATTGGAAGCAAAGGTAAGGCAATAGGAATTGACGGGTTTGGGGCCAGTGCCCCGGCAGGGAGAATATACAAAGAGTTTGGTCTTACTGCAGAAGCTGTTATTGCAGCAGCTAAAGAACTTAGCTAG